The Pyrus communis chromosome 2, drPyrComm1.1, whole genome shotgun sequence genome includes a window with the following:
- the LOC137726055 gene encoding uncharacterized protein, with product MEHSPKFKPHLSQSSSRRRRTSTDSNSPEFEFWRNPSCPQPNLLSADELFVDGVLLPLHLLPPPFLNHSDPYPKHSDPPDPNPQPISQPPVPDPKPISEPDPESETGPGPELSAAPVLTASKRWRDIFKMGEKKSVKADETDKEKGKKKDRKGGGGGASSAELNINIWPFSRSRSAGNAYTRPKPFGAPATRKVNSAPCSRSNSTGESKSRKWPPASPGRPGVHLGRSSPVWQVRRGASAAVKSNSDPQARNAEKGTKKEVPDNRRSKKTAGAVVAGGSDSKARVLNLNVPMCIGYRSHLSCRSENSAVGVGNGGGGSGSNNRGGDASGGVNGGGGSGGAVGNLFNLRSLFTKKVY from the coding sequence ATGGAGCACAGCCCCAAATTCAAACCGCACCTTTCACAGAGCAGCAGCCGAAGAAGGCGAACCAGCACCGATTCCAACTCCCCCGAGTTCGAGTTTTGGAGAAACCCCTCTTGCCCTCAGCCCAATCTCCTCTCCGCCGATGAGCTCTTCGTCGACGGCGTCCTTCTCCCTCTCCACCTCCTCCCCCCTCCTTTCCTTAACCACTCCGACCCTTATCCTAAACATTCCGACCCACCTGATCCAAATCCACAACCCATCTCACAACCACCTGTTCCTGACCCAAAACCCATTTCAGAACCCGACCCAGAATCGGAAACCGGTCCAGGACCTGAGTTGTCAGCTGCTCCCGTTCTAACCGCATCGAAGCGTTGGAGGGACATTTTTAAGATGGGCGAGAAGAAATCCGTCAAAGCCGACGAGACTGATAAAGAGAAAGGCAAGAAGAAAGACCGAAAGGGCGGCGGCGGCGGAGCAAGCTCGGCGGAGCTGAACATCAATATATGGCCATTTTCTCGCAGTAGATCCGCCGGAAACGCATATACCCGACCCAAACCGTTCGGAGCTCCGGCAACCCGGAAGGTTAACAGCGCTCCGTGTTCAAGGAGCAACTCAACGGGGGAGTCGAAGTCTAGAAAGTGGCCACCTGCGAGTCCGGGTCGACCCGGAGTTCACTTGGGTCGGAGCAGCCCGGTTTGGCAGGTCCGGCGTGGAGCCTCGGCGGCTGTGAAGAGCAACTCCGACCCACAAGCTCGAAATGCTGAAAAGGGCACAAAAAAGGAAGTACCGGATAATCGCAGGAGTAAAAAAACCGCCGGAGCCGTAGTCGCCGGCGGCAGCGACTCGAAAGCTAGAGTCTTGAATTTGAATGTTCCGATGTGTATTGGGTATAGAAGCCATTTGAGCTGTAGAAGTGAGAATAGTGCAGTTGGAGTTGGCAATGGCGGCGGTGGAAGCGGCAGCAACAACCGTGGTGGTGATGCTAGCGGCGGCGTTAACGGTGGAGGAGGAAGTGGCGGGGCTGTCGGTAATCTTTTCAATCTGCGCAGCCTTTTCACCAAGAAGGTGTATTAA
- the LOC137725619 gene encoding plant UBX domain-containing protein 4-like, producing MASEDKKKSRTGGIRTLSDLNRRSADSDSDSDGPPEYYTGGEKSGMLVQDPTKDNDVDSIFDQARELGATEGPFDPSSASSSSRSFAGTGRLLSGETVQPTPAQPETVVHNIIFWSNGFTINDGPLRRLDDPENASFLESIKKSECPKELEPADRSTSVHVNLIRRNEKCPEPVKRHVPFQGVGRTLGGSSTPAASEPTTASTSLNTAPTPSAGLVVDEKLPSTSVQLRLADGTRIVGHFNYHHTINDVRGFIDTSRADGPRNYHLQIMGFPPKLLNDPSQTIEQAGLANSVVIQKL from the exons ATGGCGTCGGAGGACAAGAAAAAGAGTCGAACCGGAGGAATCCGTACACTTTCCGATCTGAACCGGAGGTCTGCGGACTCGGACAGTGACTCCGATGGCCCTCCGGAGTACTACACTGGTGGCGAGAAAAG TGGAATGCTTGTCCAGGATCCTACGAAGGATAACGACGTGGATTCCATTTTTGATCAAGCAAGGGAGTTAGGAGCCACGGAGGGGCCTTTTGATCCTTCTAGTGCATCTTCAAGCTCAAGAAGCTTTGCTGGAACTGGTAGATTACTCTCTGGGGAAACTGTACAACCTACTCCTGCGCAGCCCGAGACTGTTGTTCACAACATCATTTTCTGGTCTAACGGTTTCACTATAAACGATGGCCCCTTAAGGCGGCTGGACGATCCTGAAAATGCATCTTTCTTAGAG AGCATCAAAAAGTCTGAATGTCCAAAAGAGTTGGAGCCTGCAGATAGAAGTACCTCAGTTCATGTCAATCTAATAAGGAGGAATGAGAAGTGCCCA GAACCGGTGAAGCGACATGTTCCATTTCAGGGTGTGGGAAGAACTCTGGGTGGCAGCTCTACTCCAGCAGCATCTGAGCCAACGACTGCATCGACTTCTCTCAACACTGCTCCAACCCCCTCCGCGGGCTTGGTTGTGGATGAAAAGTTGCCATCAACATCGGTTCAACTTAGGTTGGCTGATGGGACCCGCATAGTTGGACATTTTAACTACCATCATACCATCAATGACGTTCGTGGCTTCATTGATACATCTAGGGCTGACGGTCCAAGGAATTATCACCTGCAGATTATGGGGTTCCCTCCCAAGCTCCTCAATGATCCGAGTCAAACAATTGAGCAGGCAGGCCTCGCCAATTCGGTTGTGATCCAGAAATTATAG